In Aerococcus loyolae, a genomic segment contains:
- a CDS encoding helix-turn-helix domain-containing protein, protein MSNNNVFQLEIPEDFQDQFKESLVYLYREAMEEARRDCAITREMLTVEEVCKMYKTSRNTITENWHKELGLPLNKLGNKIYVERKVLNDFIRSHPYQ, encoded by the coding sequence ATGAGTAACAACAACGTCTTTCAATTAGAGATCCCCGAGGATTTTCAGGATCAGTTTAAAGAATCATTAGTTTATTTATACCGTGAAGCCATGGAAGAAGCTAGACGGGATTGCGCCATCACTAGGGAAATGCTGACGGTGGAAGAGGTATGCAAAATGTATAAAACTAGCCGGAACACCATCACGGAAAATTGGCATAAAGAACTAGGGTTACCGCTTAATAAGCTAGGTAACAAGATTTATGTAGAACGGAAAGTACTGAATGACTTTATCAGATCGCACCCTTACCAATAA
- a CDS encoding IS1182 family transposase has translation MYIQYNMNQTTLPLELSACIDPDHIVFSIYNFIESLDEKYFESFSTQDGRPAYHPKPLIMALLYAYSKGVFSGRKIEELMVENLPMQWLVAQQVISYRTINRFRSSENCRSLLENLFVEFTTQLKLEKLIHLENCFIDGTKIEANANKYSFVWKKATEKYAERLKVTSREYYFNEIQPMVDAGIQYDENLDLEETMLQEISKVLKEEIDKLTEDIEETPVKGPDQRKQERRRLKKHYRKVSQDFLPRKQKYAKQFETFNGRNSYSKTDPDATFMRMKDDHMMNGQLKAGYNIQVATENQFVLHYDIFHNPTDTRTLQPFVESFPNSPKCIVADAGYGSEENLTYLDNHKINHLIKYNRFDKEQKKKHKKSAKNMDNWSYDKQSNTFTHPDGTVYFFSHLQKRKNKMSGYISEIQVYKPLDPENAPQKALYYNKNYQELKNIETQKLLSEEGSRLFFKRKIDVEPVFGQIKAILGFTRFNLRGKTKVKTDVGLAFMANNLKKYSKIKARK, from the coding sequence TCCACTAGAATTATCTGCATGTATCGATCCAGATCATATTGTATTTTCAATCTATAATTTTATTGAATCTCTGGATGAAAAATACTTTGAAAGCTTCAGTACGCAGGACGGTCGTCCTGCCTATCATCCAAAACCTTTAATCATGGCACTTCTATACGCTTATAGTAAAGGCGTATTTAGCGGAAGAAAAATAGAGGAACTGATGGTTGAAAATTTACCCATGCAGTGGCTAGTCGCTCAACAAGTTATTAGCTATCGAACGATTAATCGCTTCCGTTCTTCAGAAAATTGCAGATCTTTATTAGAAAATCTATTCGTTGAGTTTACCACTCAGTTAAAGTTAGAGAAATTAATTCATTTAGAAAATTGCTTTATAGATGGAACTAAAATTGAAGCGAATGCCAATAAATATTCTTTTGTTTGGAAAAAGGCAACTGAAAAATATGCAGAGCGATTAAAAGTGACCTCACGTGAATATTACTTTAATGAAATTCAACCGATGGTTGATGCTGGCATCCAATATGATGAAAATTTAGATCTAGAAGAAACGATGCTTCAAGAGATATCTAAAGTGCTTAAGGAAGAAATCGATAAACTCACTGAAGATATTGAGGAAACTCCTGTAAAAGGGCCAGATCAACGTAAACAAGAACGTCGTCGTTTGAAAAAACATTACCGTAAAGTGAGTCAAGATTTTCTACCTCGCAAACAAAAGTATGCCAAACAGTTTGAAACATTTAACGGAAGAAATAGCTATTCAAAAACAGATCCTGATGCTACGTTCATGCGAATGAAAGATGACCATATGATGAATGGGCAATTGAAAGCGGGATATAATATCCAAGTAGCGACTGAAAACCAATTTGTCCTTCATTATGATATTTTCCACAATCCGACGGATACGCGGACTTTACAACCCTTTGTTGAAAGTTTTCCTAATTCCCCGAAATGCATTGTAGCTGATGCTGGTTATGGTAGCGAAGAAAACCTTACTTATTTAGATAACCATAAAATTAACCACTTGATTAAATATAATCGGTTTGATAAAGAGCAGAAAAAGAAACATAAAAAATCAGCTAAAAATATGGATAATTGGAGTTACGATAAGCAAAGTAATACTTTTACACATCCTGATGGCACGGTTTATTTCTTTAGTCATCTCCAAAAACGAAAAAATAAAATGAGTGGTTATATTTCTGAAATTCAGGTTTATAAGCCTTTGGATCCAGAAAATGCGCCGCAAAAGGCGCTTTACTATAATAAAAACTATCAGGAATTAAAGAATATAGAAACACAGAAGCTTTTATCTGAAGAAGGATCTAGGCTCTTTTTCAAACGGAAAATTGACGTTGAACCAGTTTTTGGCCAGATAAAGGCTATTTTAGGGTTCACTCGATTTAACCTCAGAGGGAAAACAAAGGTTAAAACTGATGTTGGATTGGCCTTCATGGCCAATAATTTGAAAAAATATAGCAAAATAAAAGCAAGAAAATAA
- a CDS encoding helix-turn-helix domain-containing protein: MEIDKKQLGNRIKEIRVNLKLTLAQFADEIRNKTDGISKTGKSNVSKWERGENVPNGITLKAIAELGGMSVDELLHGASGYVEYNNNKITLFNIITNQISVMNSMIKKIDSNTNLALELKDLVKNYEYYIYLIKNPEYKFYIYRDRVYLMAEITELVASDYSLDIKTYDQIHVSKLNAKNLKMENLLNEKIRSKTQIIGIIKKYFDNNTEIYFSYSDKNNFESEKSTQILVNNNIEHENDFRTL, encoded by the coding sequence ATGGAAATAGATAAAAAACAATTAGGAAATAGAATCAAAGAAATAAGAGTAAACTTGAAACTTACTCTCGCTCAATTTGCTGATGAGATAAGAAATAAAACTGACGGAATATCTAAAACAGGAAAAAGTAATGTGTCTAAATGGGAACGTGGGGAAAATGTCCCAAATGGCATTACCCTTAAGGCCATAGCAGAGTTAGGCGGTATGTCGGTAGATGAGTTGCTACATGGCGCTTCTGGCTATGTTGAATACAACAATAATAAAATCACGTTATTCAATATCATCACTAATCAAATAAGCGTTATGAACAGTATGATTAAAAAAATAGATTCAAATACTAATTTAGCTTTAGAGCTGAAAGATCTGGTCAAAAATTACGAATATTATATATATTTAATAAAAAATCCTGAATATAAATTTTATATTTATAGGGATAGAGTTTATTTAATGGCGGAAATTACTGAATTAGTTGCTAGTGATTATTCCCTTGATATCAAAACTTATGACCAAATTCATGTAAGCAAACTAAATGCTAAAAATCTTAAAATGGAAAATCTCCTTAACGAGAAAATTCGTTCAAAAACTCAAATTATTGGAATTATAAAAAAATACTTTGATAATAACACTGAAATTTATTTTTCTTATTCTGATAAAAATAATTTTGAAAGTGAAAAAAGCACTCAAATTCTTGTAAATAACAACATTGAACATGAAAATGATTTTCGTACCTTATAA
- a CDS encoding tyrosine-type recombinase/integrase gives MATYNKYSNSQGEFWQVRGYLGVNEETGEKVECRKRGFQTKKKATAYYKEEQKKFLVGDRFKQNKRYTFKELYHEWASIYKNDVEISTFERNKDYFNLHILPAFGNIYIDKLSPKRIQAQVNDWYPQFAQYRRLFNNTKRVLKYAVDQGYIRENPCDKVHIPKKKLSYDTIDENKKKFYSRDELEDVLKSLSQMKTKRWYAFYRLLAFSGMRSEEIRALTWHDIDYKAKTINIDKAIARGKKVNKKRTQYLKGTKNDQSTRVISIDDKTLNILKSWKSEQSKTLTKLGFNIFNKNQLVFSQYKDNSYMNHSEPRNALSKVCKKYGLPMLNMHGFRHTHATLLADAGIPLKNAMERLGHKDLEMTLNVYTHVSKDSRDKSAQIFANYANF, from the coding sequence ATGGCAACATACAATAAATATAGCAATTCTCAAGGTGAGTTCTGGCAAGTTCGGGGCTACCTTGGGGTTAATGAAGAAACCGGCGAAAAAGTTGAATGTCGCAAAAGAGGATTTCAGACTAAAAAAAAAGCGACCGCCTACTATAAAGAAGAACAAAAGAAGTTCCTTGTAGGTGATCGCTTCAAACAAAACAAACGATATACTTTTAAAGAATTATATCATGAATGGGCAAGTATTTATAAAAATGACGTTGAAATAAGCACCTTTGAAAGAAACAAAGATTATTTTAATCTTCATATTCTTCCGGCTTTTGGTAATATCTATATCGATAAATTAAGCCCAAAAAGAATACAAGCTCAAGTTAATGATTGGTATCCTCAATTTGCTCAATACAGAAGACTATTTAATAATACAAAACGGGTACTTAAATATGCTGTTGATCAAGGCTATATTAGAGAGAATCCTTGTGACAAAGTACATATTCCGAAAAAGAAATTATCATACGATACTATTGACGAGAACAAGAAAAAATTTTATTCTCGTGATGAATTAGAAGACGTTTTAAAATCTCTAAGCCAAATGAAAACAAAACGCTGGTACGCTTTCTACCGTCTATTAGCCTTTTCAGGTATGAGAAGTGAAGAAATTCGTGCGTTGACTTGGCATGATATCGATTATAAAGCGAAAACAATAAATATCGACAAAGCCATAGCCCGTGGCAAGAAGGTTAATAAAAAACGTACGCAATACCTCAAAGGTACAAAAAATGACCAAAGCACTCGAGTGATTAGTATTGACGATAAAACACTAAATATTCTAAAGTCTTGGAAAAGTGAACAATCTAAGACATTAACTAAATTAGGCTTTAATATTTTCAATAAAAATCAACTTGTATTTTCTCAATACAAAGACAATAGTTATATGAACCATAGTGAGCCTAGGAACGCTTTATCAAAAGTATGTAAAAAGTACGGCCTACCAATGTTAAATATGCACGGTTTTAGACATACTCATGCCACTTTGCTGGCTGACGCTGGCATTCCGCTTAAAAACGCTATGGAACGATTAGGTCATAAGGATTTAGAAATGACTCTGAACGTCTATACTCACGTCTCAAAAGATAGCCGTGATAAGTCTGCTCAAATCTTTGCAAACTATGCCAATTTTTAA
- a CDS encoding MetQ/NlpA family ABC transporter substrate-binding protein: MKKWILRLMALLAAFTLVACQSGNTDSDKTVKVGVVGEKNDEWDYLKDELKEKEGIDIELVKFTDYRMPIEALEHHEIDMHSALTEIYMDNMNEESGYHNTTIGYTTLNPMGVFSNKIEKIDQVKEGDKVAVPNDVSNESRALLLLQEAGLIKLNPDKGLMPTVEDITENPKNLEFITLDSNQTASALNDVTISCINNDMAADAGFVPTKDSIYLEKATDSSKPYWNVIAVDEKNKDNETYKKIVKYYQTPEVAKIIDEKSNGSSIPIWESQK; the protein is encoded by the coding sequence ATGAAGAAATGGATTTTACGCCTAATGGCCCTATTAGCTGCTTTTACCCTAGTGGCTTGTCAATCAGGCAATACTGATAGTGATAAAACGGTAAAAGTAGGGGTAGTTGGTGAAAAAAATGACGAATGGGATTATTTAAAGGATGAATTGAAGGAAAAGGAAGGCATTGACATTGAATTGGTCAAATTTACTGATTACCGGATGCCAATTGAAGCCTTGGAGCACCATGAAATCGATATGCATAGTGCCTTAACTGAAATTTATATGGATAATATGAATGAAGAATCTGGCTATCACAACACCACGATCGGTTATACCACTCTTAACCCAATGGGGGTCTTCTCCAATAAGATTGAAAAAATCGATCAGGTAAAAGAGGGGGACAAGGTAGCAGTACCTAATGATGTCTCAAATGAAAGTCGGGCACTCTTACTGCTTCAAGAAGCAGGGTTAATCAAATTAAACCCAGATAAAGGGCTCATGCCAACGGTTGAAGATATCACTGAAAATCCAAAGAATTTGGAATTCATTACCTTGGATTCTAACCAAACAGCCAGTGCCTTAAACGACGTGACGATTTCTTGCATCAATAACGACATGGCTGCTGACGCAGGCTTTGTGCCAACTAAAGATTCCATTTATTTAGAAAAGGCGACCGATAGTTCTAAACCTTATTGGAATGTCATTGCCGTTGATGAAAAGAATAAGGATAATGAGACTTACAAGAAGATTGTGAAGTACTATCAAACCCCTGAAGTTGCTAAAATTATCGATGAAAAAAGTAATGGCTCAAGTATTCCAATTTGGGAAAGCCAAAAATAA
- a CDS encoding helix-turn-helix transcriptional regulator, whose translation MMTRVKQMRSYMGMTQSDLANVLDISLQSYWKKEKGITPFTDDEKVILKKIFNKSFPSATIDDIFFNQKVSKV comes from the coding sequence ATGATGACCAGAGTAAAACAAATGCGTTCTTATATGGGAATGACTCAGAGCGATTTAGCGAATGTTTTAGATATTTCACTTCAATCTTATTGGAAAAAGGAAAAGGGAATTACTCCTTTTACCGATGATGAAAAAGTTATCCTTAAAAAGATATTTAATAAATCATTTCCAAGCGCAACAATCGATGATATTTTTTTTAATCAGAAAGTGTCAAAAGTTTAA